A single window of Mycolicibacterium madagascariense DNA harbors:
- a CDS encoding VOC family protein — MVVSPVRLNHAVLFVADLDRSTAFYTTVFGMQLISREPDISAAFLRLPRSGNHHDLGLFEIAGAIPRPPRSVGLYHLAWQLDTVEELVEFRRILLDAGALRGESSHGATKSVYGVDPDGNQFEVMWMLPRREWGRYEDTAVVERLDLTTELRDWPDTRTAGELTHPTKEHRP; from the coding sequence ATGGTCGTCTCACCCGTCCGCCTGAACCACGCGGTGCTCTTCGTCGCGGACCTCGACCGCTCGACCGCCTTCTACACGACCGTGTTCGGCATGCAGCTGATCAGCCGGGAGCCCGACATCAGCGCCGCGTTCCTGCGCCTGCCCCGGTCGGGCAACCACCACGACCTCGGCCTGTTCGAGATCGCCGGCGCCATCCCGCGCCCGCCGCGATCGGTCGGGCTCTACCACCTGGCCTGGCAGCTCGACACCGTCGAGGAACTCGTCGAGTTCCGTCGCATCCTGCTCGACGCCGGCGCCCTGCGCGGGGAGTCGAGCCACGGTGCCACGAAGAGCGTCTACGGCGTCGACCCCGACGGCAACCAATTCGAGGTGATGTGGATGCTGCCGCGTCGAGAATGGGGCCGCTACGAGGACACCGCCGTCGTCGAACGGCTCGATCTGACAACGGAATTGCGGGACTGGCCCGATACCCGGACCGCAGGCGAACTCACCCACCCCACCAAGGAGCACCGACCGTGA
- a CDS encoding MarR family winged helix-turn-helix transcriptional regulator has protein sequence MNAKGLDRAELAAWVRLASVLELLPGALDAQLRRDADLMHFEYFVLAMLSEAPKRTLRMSALAAQTNSTPPRLSHVVRRLEERGLVERYSDAHDARATNARLTAAGWRKVRAAAPGHAAHVRHLVIDALTPEQIDQLAVIAEAILGRLDPDGAMAVTYHRYDPS, from the coding sequence GTGAACGCCAAGGGGCTCGACCGCGCCGAGCTGGCCGCCTGGGTGCGGCTCGCCTCCGTCCTCGAACTGCTGCCGGGTGCTCTCGACGCGCAGCTGCGGCGCGACGCGGACCTCATGCACTTCGAATACTTCGTGCTGGCCATGCTGTCGGAGGCGCCCAAGCGCACGCTCCGGATGAGTGCACTTGCGGCGCAGACGAATTCGACCCCACCCCGGCTGTCGCACGTCGTGCGGCGGCTGGAGGAGCGCGGCCTGGTCGAGCGATACTCCGACGCGCACGACGCCCGCGCCACCAACGCCCGGCTCACCGCCGCGGGATGGCGGAAGGTCCGTGCGGCCGCGCCGGGTCACGCCGCGCACGTGCGGCACCTCGTCATCGATGCGCTGACGCCCGAGCAGATCGACCAGTTGGCCGTCATTGCCGAGGCCATCCTGGGCCGCCTGGACCCCGACGGCGCCATGGCGGTGACCTACCACCGCTACGACCCGAGTTAG